In Fimbriimonadales bacterium, a genomic segment contains:
- a CDS encoding DUF885 family protein: protein MIAFSFTLVILPFIQSQDFSETIERFATDKRSLESFYSISFSPRRWERMERFLEEWEQKLERFNYNNLKPEERIDFHLLKNEIEYERKVIERERRKFKEIEKLVPFADSVIELEERRWRVEPFDSRKVAKTLEEIAEAIQKTKKTVEAEKNSPVKKITSLMGLRASNVMEELVRVLDTWVRNYQGFDPIFSWWVKKPYEKLKKEMEEYRAFLRSRVAGIQGNENDPLIGEPIGREAILEDLEHEMIPYTPEELIRIGEEQLEWCIREMEKAAKEMGKKDWREALEYVKTLHVPPGEQDDLVAKQAREAIEFLDKHDLVTIDELCRETWRVDMLSEGGQRFLPFAAYGGQSMLVSYPLDTMDHEAKEMSLRGNNIHFTRIVTPHELIPGHHLQGYMAERYKTYRRIFSTPFYGEGWALYWEFLLWDKRYARGPEDKMGMLFWRAHRAARIIISLKYHLGQMTSQEMIDFLVEKVGHERFTATSEVRRYISGGYSPLYQCAYMIGGLQLRALYEELVGKGKMTAKQFHDAVLHENAIPIEMLRATLSKISLPKDYVPSWRFAK, encoded by the coding sequence ATGATTGCTTTTTCCTTTACCCTTGTAATTCTTCCCTTTATCCAGAGCCAGGATTTTTCGGAGACGATAGAGCGGTTTGCGACAGACAAACGAAGTTTAGAATCGTTTTATTCCATATCATTCTCTCCGCGCAGGTGGGAGAGAATGGAAAGGTTTCTCGAGGAGTGGGAACAGAAACTCGAACGATTCAATTACAATAACTTGAAGCCCGAAGAGAGAATAGATTTTCATTTACTCAAAAACGAAATAGAGTATGAGCGGAAGGTTATCGAACGAGAGAGACGAAAATTTAAAGAAATCGAAAAATTAGTACCCTTCGCAGATTCCGTCATCGAATTAGAAGAAAGGCGTTGGCGAGTAGAACCATTCGATTCACGAAAAGTCGCAAAGACTTTGGAAGAAATTGCCGAAGCCATTCAGAAAACGAAAAAAACGGTAGAAGCCGAGAAAAACTCTCCTGTAAAAAAGATAACATCCCTAATGGGTTTGCGTGCATCGAACGTTATGGAAGAACTCGTGCGCGTTCTCGACACTTGGGTTCGAAACTATCAAGGCTTCGACCCGATTTTTAGTTGGTGGGTCAAAAAGCCATACGAAAAATTGAAAAAAGAAATGGAGGAGTATCGAGCTTTTTTGCGATCACGAGTAGCGGGAATACAAGGAAACGAAAACGACCCACTAATAGGCGAGCCAATAGGCAGGGAAGCCATTTTAGAGGATTTGGAGCACGAAATGATTCCCTACACTCCCGAAGAACTTATTCGGATAGGAGAAGAACAACTCGAGTGGTGCATTCGTGAAATGGAGAAAGCGGCGAAAGAAATGGGAAAGAAAGATTGGCGAGAGGCTTTGGAATATGTGAAAACGCTCCACGTTCCGCCCGGTGAACAGGATGATTTAGTCGCAAAGCAGGCAAGGGAAGCGATCGAGTTTCTCGACAAGCATGATTTAGTAACCATAGACGAACTATGCCGAGAAACTTGGCGTGTGGACATGCTTTCAGAGGGGGGGCAGAGGTTTTTACCATTCGCGGCCTATGGGGGGCAGAGCATGCTCGTTTCTTATCCCTTGGACACGATGGACCACGAAGCGAAGGAAATGAGTTTGCGCGGGAATAACATTCACTTCACGCGCATCGTAACTCCGCATGAATTGATTCCAGGGCATCACTTACAAGGATATATGGCAGAGCGATATAAAACTTATCGTCGAATTTTCAGTACGCCTTTTTACGGAGAAGGATGGGCGTTGTATTGGGAATTTTTGTTGTGGGATAAAAGATATGCGCGCGGACCGGAAGACAAGATGGGAATGCTCTTTTGGCGAGCCCACCGAGCAGCGCGAATCATCATATCTCTGAAATATCATCTCGGGCAAATGACCTCGCAAGAAATGATTGATTTTTTAGTGGAGAAAGTCGGTCATGAACGTTTTACCGCTACGAGCGAGGTAAGACGCTATATTAGCGGTGGATATTCTCCGCTTTATCAATGTGCTTATATGATTGGTGGATTGCAGTTACGAGCGCTTTATGAAGAATTAGTAGGCAAAGGGAAGATGACAGCGAAACAATTTCATGATGCCGTATTACATGAAAACGCGATTCCCATCGAGATGCTTCGAGCGACGTTATCGAAGATTTCGCTACCGAAAGACTATGTTCCGAGTTGGCGGTTCGCTAAATAG